One stretch of Rana temporaria chromosome 10, aRanTem1.1, whole genome shotgun sequence DNA includes these proteins:
- the LOC120916259 gene encoding chymotrypsin-like elastase family member 2A → MISLLGLALLVAGASSCGVSTYPPAVARVVNGEEVVPHSWPWQVSLQYIYNGDGYWYHTCGASLLNKNWVLTAAHCISSYNTYRVMLGKHDFSQQEPGQKTISVVKLINHPNWNPDYLSGGNDISLLKLAEPVEFSDTIQPVCLPAPGQILEQDTGCYVTGWGNLQTNGPAPNTLQQGLLLVVDYKTCSKHDWWGTLVDTNMVCAGGDGIVSSCMGDSGGPLNCKNAQGAWEVHGVVSFGSSLGCNYYKKPSVFSRVSDFNDWISTTIASN, encoded by the exons ATGATCTCCCTTCTAGGACTGGCACTGTTGGTTGCTGGAG CTTCCAGCTGTGGCGTTTCCACCTACCCGCCGGCTGTAGCGAGGGTGGTGAACGGAGAGGAGGTGGTACCACACAGCTGGCCATGGCAG GTGTCACTGCAGTACATCTATAATGGTGATGGGTATTGGTACCACACCTGTGGTGCAAGCCTCCTCAATAAAAACTGGGTACTGACCGCCGCTCACTGCATCAG TTCTTACAATACCTACAGAGTGATGTTGGGAAAACACGACTTTAGCCAGCAGGAACCCGGCCAAAAAACCATCAGTGTCGTCAAACTCATTAATCATCCAAACTGGAACCCTGATTATCTTTCAGGCGG AAATGACATTTCTCTGCTGAAGTTGGCTGAACCTGTAGAATTTAGTGATACCATCCAACCTGTCTGTCTGCCTGCTCCTGGCCAAATTCTAGAacaggacactggctgctatgtgaCAGGATGGGGTAACCTGCAAA CTAATGGTCCTGCTCCAAACACGCTCCAGCAAGGTCTTCTGCTGGTGGTTGACTACAAAACCTGCTCTAAGCATGACTGGTGGGGAACACTTGTGGACACCAACATGGTCTGTGCTGGAGGAGACGGCATTGTCTCCAGCTGTATG GGTGACTCTGGAGGACCCCTGAACTGCAAGAATGCACAAGGTGCCTGGGAGGTCCATGGTGTGGTCAGTTTTGGATCTTCTCTTGGATGTAACTACTACAAGAAGCCCTCTGTCTTTAGCCGCGTCTCCGACTTCAACGACTGGATCAGCACG